TTTGATGAAAAAGGAATTTTAAATAAATATCACATCGCTTCATTTTTAAAAAGAGATGGGATTGTACATGATTATGGAACAGTTAGTGCTGTAAATTCATACTCTTACTTTTTTGGTCAATTAAAAGATTGGATGATAGACAAATTTAATACCCAAGAAGAAGTAGGACCACTTGAAGCACTACCTCAATATTTTAAAGAAATAAATAATAAAAAAGGTATCTTAATAGCAGCAGGTGCTACGGCATATACTGAGTTTGGTAAACATCACTATTTAGAAAAAGGGGATGAAATATTTATATATGTTTATAATGCACACTTTCACTCTTTTGAAGATATTTTACACGATATGTCAGGATCAGATGTATTACTTTCACAATGTTCTAAACTTCATCAAATAGTTCAATAATATTTTTTAAATAATCTCTTTGTTTTTTGATATATAATTAACAAAAACAAAGGGATTATTATGGATTATAGAATTGAAAAAGATACTATGGGAGAAATCAAGGTTCCAAATGATAAATATTGGGCAGCACAAACCCAAAGAAGTTTGGAAAACTTTCCCATAGGTATTGAAAAAATGCCAAAAGAGATAATCAAAGCTTTTGCATATTTAAAAAAATCATGCGCAATAGTAAATTTTGATTTAGAAAAACTTCCAATAGAAAAAAAAGATGTTATCTCAAAAGTTTGTGATGAGATTATTGAGGGAAAACTTGATGATAATTTTCCTTTAGCTGTTTGGCAAACAGGAAGTGGAACCCAATCAAATATGAATTTAAATGAAGTAATAGCTTCAAGAGCAACTGAACTTTTAGGAAAAGATTTTAGAGTCGAAAAACTAATTCATCCAAATGATGATGTAAATAAAGCTCAAAGTTCAAATGACACATATCCAAGTGCTATGAGAATAGCTTTTGTTTTAGAAATCCAAAAACAATTAATTCCTTCAATAAAGCAACTAAAAATAACACTAGAAAATAAAACAAAAGAGTTTGAAAATATTATCAAAATAGGAAGAACACATCTTCAAGATGCTACGCCACTTACTTTGGGGCAAGAATTTTCAGCTTATGTTGAGATGTTAAAAAAAGCACTAAATCAAATAGATGATAGTATGAAATACATCTGCGAACTAGCTATTGGCGGAACAGCTGTTGGTACTGGATTAAATTCCCACCCAGATTTTTCGCGCCTTGTTTGTGAAAACTTGAATTTAAATACTAATACAAAATATAAATTTGTATCACATCCAAATAAATTTCACTCTTTAACTTCACATGATGGAGAGGTTTTTTTAAGTGGAGCTTTAAATGCCTTGGCTTCTAATCTTATGAAAATAGCAAATGATATAAGATGGTTAGCTTCAGGTCCTAGATGTGGAATAGGTGAGTTAAGTATCCCAGAAAATGAACCGGGAAGTTCAATCATGCCTGGAAAAGTAAATCCAACCCAAAGTGAAGCCATGACAATGGTTGCTGTTCAAGTTATGGGAAATCATACAACAGTTAGTGTTAGTGCTAGCCAAGGAAACTTTGAATTAAATGTCTTTAAGCCAGTGATTGCTTATAATATTTTGCAGTCAATCAGACTCTTAAGTGATACGATGAAAGCTTTTAATGATAATTGTGCAGTTGGAATAAATGCAAATATAAAAAATATAGAAAAATACTTAAATGATTCTTTGATGTTAGTAACTGCCCTAAATCCTTATATTGGTTATGAAAAAGCAGCGCTTATAGCAAAAACAGCCCATAAAAATGGAACAACTTTAAAAGAAGAAGCTCTACGATTGGGAATACTTAGTGAAAAAGAGTTTGATGAGTATGTAAAACCCGAAGAGATGGTAAGACCTAAAATTTAAAGGTCTACCATAGCTTTAAAAAATGCTCCACTTCTTCCTATATTTTCTACATTTACATGCATTTTTTCATTGATTCTATCATCTTCTATGAACTGTTTTTTTATCTCTAAAATAAGAGGCGTAGTTTTCCCCGGTATTTTAACTGTGTCATAATATTCACAAAATAGAGCACTTTGGGAAGATGAAATCATAGGTGGGAAATCTTCAAGTATTTTTTGCACTTTTATATCATACTCTTCTATTTCGCTTTGTTCTTTTTTTAACATAGTTGAACAAAGTTTTACTTTGTCCACATTGTCTTTATTTGCAAAACAAATTGTGGCCTTTTTTGTTTTTAAAATATTTGCTAAACTATCTTTTGGACTTCCATCATCTTTTCTTCCAATAGCTACAATCAAAGTAGCTGGATTACTTGATATTGGAATAAAGTATGAAAAAGGAGCTGCATTTAAAACTCCATTATCTTCTGTAACTATCCAAGCAATAGGTCTTGGAACTACTGTATCAGATATTATTTTATATCTATTTAAATCATCTATTTTCTCATAATCTAGTATCATCTAGTAACCTTTTATTTAATTATATTTTAGTTTATTATAGCAATTTTTAAAATTACATAAAATGTTAATTTCTATGCATAAAAGATTATTTAAACTATCTTAATTATTTGCAAAGATATTAGGTTAATTGTCTCCTTTGTAATCAAATTGATGTATAATATTATATTAACGAATTATTAACAGAAACAAAAAGGGAGAATAGATGAAAAGCCGATTGGGGTTTGGTAATAAGTTATTATTACAAGTATTAAGTACTATGTTTATAGTTTTTGGAATAACAATGTTTTTTGTTATTAAGTATTCATATGAAACTTCACAAACTGAAGCTAAAAAATATTTACAAGAGGCTGCATTCAAAGAAGCTAGTATAATACAAGGAGAAGTTGACCAAACTATTCTTATCACTAGATTGATGGCTAAAAAGTTTGAATCGCCTTTTAAAACTGGTATTGCTTTGGAGCAAAAAGAAGTTATTCAATATTTCAAAGATATTTTAAATCAAAATAAACTTATAGTTGGAATTTGGTTTAAAATAAAAGATAAGACACTCCTTTTCCCAGAAAATATGGAATTGGCTGGAAAAGAAGGTTATGATATAGTTGGACAATTTAATCCTTATATCACAAGAACAGATTCTGGTATAAAGGTTTCTCCTGGTGCTGTTTATTCTGAGAAAGATGCATGGATAAAAGGTCCTATGGAAAGTGGTAAATTATATATTACTAAGCCATATTTATATCCTGTAAATGGCAAAAAAGTAATTATGGTAAGTATTGGAGTACCTATCTACAACAATAACCAATACATAGGGGTAGCAGGGATTGATATTAATTTAGAAACTTTTGCTAAAAAATCAAAAGAGACAAGGTATTATGATACTGGTTACTTTTTCCTTGTAGGACAATATAAATATAATCTAGCACATCCCAAAAAGGAAAATCTAGGGGTTTTAGTTACTCCCACTGGAAACTTTGAAAACGCTATGAATAGAGCACAAGAGAATAAAGATACAACCTTTTCAAGACTTAAAGAAACTGGGTTAGTTAATTTTTATTATTCAAAAGCTGTCTCTATTGGAAATGAAGGGATTTATTGGAATCTGTTTTTAACTGTGCCTGAAAATGAGTATTTAAAGGATGCATATTTTATAAGAAATTTTTCAATAATAGCTTCTTTAATTGGAATCTTATTAATGGCTGGAGTAGTTATTTTTTCTATTAAAAAACTTAATTTTAATCTACGATCAATTTCTAGTGGACTTGATGGATTTTTCTTATACTTAAACAAAGAGACAAACAAAACAGAACCAATTGAAATTAAATCAAATGATGAATTTGGTGACATGGCTAAAAGTATAAATAAAAATGTAACTAAAATTCAAGAGGGAATAAATCAAGATAATGAACTACTTGAAAATGTTAAAAATGTAGTAAATCATGTGGGTGAAGGATATTTAAATAAACGAATAGATAAAAGCACAAGCACAGATTCTCTTAATGAATTGAAAAATCTTCTTAATACTATGTTAGAGAACTTAGAACAATTAGTTGGAGAAGATTTAAATAAAATAAGTCAAATCTTATCATCATATATGAAAAGAGATTTTACAGCTACATTAGATAGTGAACATTCTGGAAAAATCGGAAAAGAAATAATAGAGATGAATAGAATGATTACAGATATGCTAAGAGATAATCAAGAAGATGGTTTATCTTTACAAAAAAGTTCAGATGAACTTACTTCAAATGTAAAAACATTAAGTTCAAATGCTACATCTCAAGCTGCATCATTAGAAGAGACGGCTGCTTCAATAGATGAAATCACGGGTACAATTGAACAAACAAATCATAAAGCACAAGAGATGAATGCAATCTCAAATGAGACAAAAGAATCAGCAACTCAAGGTAAAAGCTTGGCAAATGATACTGTTAGTGCAATGGAAGATATCAATAATACAGTTATAAATATAAATGAAGCAATTACTGTGATTGATCAAATTGCTTTCCAAACAAATATCCTAAGTTTAAATGCAGCAGTAGAAGCTGCAACAGCTGGTGAAGCTGGAAAAGGTTTCGCAGTAGTTGCACAAGAGGTTAGAAACTTAGCATCTCGTTCTGCAGAAGCTGCAAAAGAGATTAAGAAGTTAGTTGAAAGTGCTACTACAAAAGCAAATAATGGTAAAACAATAAGTATTAAAATGATAGAAGGTTTTACTAACCTTGAATCAAAAATTGTAGAAACAAGTAAATTAATTGATGATGTAACAAATGCAGCAAAAGAACAATCTATAGGTATGGCACAAATAGCTGATGCAGTTGGTCAGTTAGATAAATTTACACAAGAAAATGCAGCAGTTGCAGATAAAACAAATGATATTGCTCAAATAACAAATGAAATAGCAATTGATATTGTAAATAATGTAAATCTAAATAACTTTGAGGGTAAAGGTAAATCAGTAAATATAGTAAAAAAAGAAAGTTCTACAAAAGTGGTTGAATCTTCTAAAACTATAAATAAAAAAATAAGTGAAAAAACTTCTACTCAAAAAGAAAAATCAAAAGTGATTACAGCAGAAAAGTCAAATGCTAATGATGAGTGGGAAAGCTTTTAATAAATATAGAGGTATAGATGAAAATAATTCTTTTAATAGTATCATTGATTTCAATTATTTACGCTATTACTCCAAAAGAACTTGTAGGAATTTGGGAAATGAGTAATTTAGAGGACAAAAGAAGTAATATATCTTTTGGACTCTATAATAGTTTTGATGAACCATTTAGCATCGAGTTTAAAGAGAATAACATTGTGAAATATGTGGATTATGAAAGTTATTATATTTTTGATACAAATAAAATTTTTGTATCTAAACATAAGCCCGTAGATGGGATTTTCCCAAATCCTAAATCAATAGATGTATATGAAATAACAGGACTAGTAAATAGAAGTAAAACTAATGGAAGAGTTTGTTATGAAATACATATTTTACAAAAAGCTATTAATGGACTATATAGTAAGAAAAGTAATCAAAAAATTTGTAAGTAGTATTTACAAGGAGAAGAGTTTCTCCTTGTAAGTTTATTTTACTAATGGATCTGTTATTCCAAAATAGTACATTGCAATTAAACCAATAATTCCAGTAACTAAACAATAGTAAAGTGTAGGAATAACTGTTTTTCTTATTGTTTCCCCTTCTTGGTCAAGTAATCCAACCGTAGCAGATGCTGCCACAACATTGTGAATAGCAATCATATTTCCAGCTGCTGCTCCTACTGCTTGAAGAGATACCATAAGTGCAGTTGAAAGTCCAAGGGCATTTGCAACACCAAAT
This region of Arcobacter sp. F2176 genomic DNA includes:
- the fumC gene encoding class II fumarate hydratase, coding for MDYRIEKDTMGEIKVPNDKYWAAQTQRSLENFPIGIEKMPKEIIKAFAYLKKSCAIVNFDLEKLPIEKKDVISKVCDEIIEGKLDDNFPLAVWQTGSGTQSNMNLNEVIASRATELLGKDFRVEKLIHPNDDVNKAQSSNDTYPSAMRIAFVLEIQKQLIPSIKQLKITLENKTKEFENIIKIGRTHLQDATPLTLGQEFSAYVEMLKKALNQIDDSMKYICELAIGGTAVGTGLNSHPDFSRLVCENLNLNTNTKYKFVSHPNKFHSLTSHDGEVFLSGALNALASNLMKIANDIRWLASGPRCGIGELSIPENEPGSSIMPGKVNPTQSEAMTMVAVQVMGNHTTVSVSASQGNFELNVFKPVIAYNILQSIRLLSDTMKAFNDNCAVGINANIKNIEKYLNDSLMLVTALNPYIGYEKAALIAKTAHKNGTTLKEEALRLGILSEKEFDEYVKPEEMVRPKI
- a CDS encoding flavin reductase family protein, encoding MILDYEKIDDLNRYKIISDTVVPRPIAWIVTEDNGVLNAAPFSYFIPISSNPATLIVAIGRKDDGSPKDSLANILKTKKATICFANKDNVDKVKLCSTMLKKEQSEIEEYDIKVQKILEDFPPMISSSQSALFCEYYDTVKIPGKTTPLILEIKKQFIEDDRINEKMHVNVENIGRSGAFFKAMVDL
- a CDS encoding methyl-accepting chemotaxis protein, encoding MKSRLGFGNKLLLQVLSTMFIVFGITMFFVIKYSYETSQTEAKKYLQEAAFKEASIIQGEVDQTILITRLMAKKFESPFKTGIALEQKEVIQYFKDILNQNKLIVGIWFKIKDKTLLFPENMELAGKEGYDIVGQFNPYITRTDSGIKVSPGAVYSEKDAWIKGPMESGKLYITKPYLYPVNGKKVIMVSIGVPIYNNNQYIGVAGIDINLETFAKKSKETRYYDTGYFFLVGQYKYNLAHPKKENLGVLVTPTGNFENAMNRAQENKDTTFSRLKETGLVNFYYSKAVSIGNEGIYWNLFLTVPENEYLKDAYFIRNFSIIASLIGILLMAGVVIFSIKKLNFNLRSISSGLDGFFLYLNKETNKTEPIEIKSNDEFGDMAKSINKNVTKIQEGINQDNELLENVKNVVNHVGEGYLNKRIDKSTSTDSLNELKNLLNTMLENLEQLVGEDLNKISQILSSYMKRDFTATLDSEHSGKIGKEIIEMNRMITDMLRDNQEDGLSLQKSSDELTSNVKTLSSNATSQAASLEETAASIDEITGTIEQTNHKAQEMNAISNETKESATQGKSLANDTVSAMEDINNTVININEAITVIDQIAFQTNILSLNAAVEAATAGEAGKGFAVVAQEVRNLASRSAEAAKEIKKLVESATTKANNGKTISIKMIEGFTNLESKIVETSKLIDDVTNAAKEQSIGMAQIADAVGQLDKFTQENAAVADKTNDIAQITNEIAIDIVNNVNLNNFEGKGKSVNIVKKESSTKVVESSKTINKKISEKTSTQKEKSKVITAEKSNANDEWESF